Proteins encoded together in one Columba livia isolate bColLiv1 breed racing homer chromosome 3, bColLiv1.pat.W.v2, whole genome shotgun sequence window:
- the EXO1 gene encoding exonuclease 1 — translation MGIHGLLQFIKEAAEPTHVKKYKGQAVAVDTYCWLHKGAYACAEKLARGEPTDLYIAFCMKLVDMLLSFGIKPILVFDGCTLPSKKEVEKARREKRQASLLKGKQLLQEGRLAEARECFGRSINVTHVMAHEVIKAARARGIDCIVAPYEADAQLAYLNKTGMVQAIITEDSDLLAFGCKKVFLKIDKFGNGLEIDRARLGNCKQLGNVFTEEKFRYMCILSGCDYLSSIHGIGLAKACKLLKIANNPDIIKVIRKMGQYLKMNITVPEEYIQGFTRANNTFLYQLVFDPVKRKLVPLNAYGDDIDPETLIYAGRHLGDDTAFQIAIGNIDIDTMEQIDNYNPDTAQPVQQRSCGWNDRPANHVNSIWSRDYKLGHDADTVPHKMQLLEKPTTKGMEKIISVKGLKLPVKELLAKRPRSDEVSDGDLLNQYSFSKAKKLKEESDHDGQTQKYVSAMQNLDSSGNSVTQESSNALPRVRNKFASFLQRKNKEKDAVVVPGTRSRFFCNDAIMFDSTTRKDDGDLTQDAEQDCQKQEVKHVAENVSQFSETENSTRTIFTPPGETQKNCFRWFSSLIRNSGNPGPSCTVFSQQFHQQRSNCAVSQDQMNGIQTESGAACGELEKESSPLIELERSSQSQSSCELSECNLESSELPHISNNSSDAEESDLNSKLVGDQCIQSSAFSALQTYRKRTIIKTKVPGLHKSSCVGSRIVTKLKPLTPAKVSGLSRKLSPVQKRNHCDVENKLGLQAAIGELRKNFQFKREYEKLPSCKKSDPLSPIKDNIQLTPETEEEIFNHLERSQVQRAIFQ, via the exons ATGGGGATTCATGGTCTACTCCAGTTTATCAAGGAGGCTGCTGAGCCTACCCACGTGAAGAAATACAAAGGGCAGGCGGTAGCTGTGGACACCTACTGTTGGTTGCACAAAGGGGCTTATGCTTGTGCTGAAAAGCTGGCCCGAGGAGAGCCGACAGATCT TTATATAGCTTTCTGTATGAAACTTGTTGATATGCTCCTCTCATTTGGAATTAAACCAATTTTGGTATTTGATGGATGCACCCTACCTTCTAAGAAGGAAGTGGAAAAGGCCAGACGAGA GAAGCGTCAAGCCAGTCTTCTGAAGGGGAAACAATTGTTGCAGGAAGGTAGACTGGCAGAAGCTAGGGAATGTTTTGGGCGCAGTATAAATGTTACCCATGTTATGGCTCATGAAGTTATTAAA GCTGCACGAGCCCGGGGAATTGATTGTATTGTTGCACCATATGAAGCTGATGCTCAGTTGGCTTATCTTAATAAGACTGGCATGGTTCAAGCTATAATTACAGAAGACTCTGATCTTCTAGCTTTTGGATGTAAAAAG GTGTTTCTGAAAATTGACAAGTTTGGAAATGGACTAGAGATAGATCGAGCTCGACTAGGAAACTGCAAGCAGCTTGGAAATGTATTTACAGAAGAGAAATTCCGCTACATGTGTATTCTTTCCGGTTGTGACTACCTCTCCTCAATTCATGGAATTGGGTTAGCTAAAGCATGCAAGTTACTAAAAATAGCAAACAATCCAGATATTATAAAG gTTATTAGAAAAATGGGACAGTACTTGAAGATGAATATAACAGTACCAGAAGAATACATACAGGGTTTTACACGAGCCAATAATACATTCCTTTATCAGTTAGTTTTTGATCCTGTCAAAAGAAAATTAGTTCCTCTGAATGCATATGGGGATGATATTGATCCAGAAACACTAATTTACGCAGGACG ACATCTTGGTGATGATACTGCCTTTCAAATTGCCATTGGCAACATTGATATTGATACAATGGAACAAATTGATAATTATAACCCTGACACTGCACAG cctgTGCAGCAGAGAAGTTGTGGCTGGAATGACAGACCTGCTAATCATGTAAATAGCATTTGGAGCAGAGACTACAAGCTTGGCCATGATGCAGATACTGTTCCTCACAAAATGCAGTTACTAGAGAAACCAACAACCAAAGGCATGGAGAAGATAATTAGTGTTAAAGGACTAAAACTTCCAGTCAAAGAGCTCTTAGCAAAAAGGCCAAGGAGTg ACGAAGTCTCAGATGGAGATCTGTTGAATCaatattcattttcaaaagcaaaaaaattaaaggagGAGAGTGATCATGATGGTCAAACACAAAAGTATGTCTCAGCAATGCAAAACCTTGATTCTTCAGGGAATTCTGTCACTCAGGAAAGCTCTAATGCCTTGCCCAGAGTTAGAAATAAATTTGCTTCCTTtctacaaaggaaaaacaaagaaaaggatgCTGTAGTTGTTCCAGGAACAAGAAGCAG GTTTTTCTGCAATGATGCAATTATGTTTGATAGTACAACAAGGAAGGATGACGGTGACCTAACTCAAGATGCTGAGCAGGATTGCCAGAAACAGGAAGTAAAACATGTAGCAGAAAATGTTTCTCagttttcagaaactgaaaattcaACAAGGACTATCTTTACACCTCctggagaaacacagaaaaactgctTCAGGTGGTTTAGCAGCCTCATACGTAATTCAGGAAATCCTGGTCCATCTTGTACTGTATTTTCACAGCAGTTTCACCAACAGAGAAGCAACTGTGCGGTATCCCAAGATCAGATGAATGGGATACAAACAGAGAGTGGGGCAGCATGTGGTGAATTGGAGAAAGAATCCTCCCCCTTAATAGAACTGGAACGGTCATCGCAGTCTCAAAGTTCTTGTGAGCTGTCAGAATGCAATTTGGAGTCTTCAGAACTACCGCATATTTCTAACAACAGTTCAGATGCAGAA GAATCTGACTTAAATTCAAAACTGGTTGGTGATCAATGTATTCAGTCGTCagcattttctgctcttcaaacttacagaaaaagaaCGATCATAAAGACAAAG GTTCCTGGTTTACATAAATCCAGCTGTGTAGGGTCGCGTATTGTAACAAAGCTCAAGCCATTGACACCAGCTAAAGTAAGTGGATTAAGTAGGAAACTGTCACCTGTGCAAAAGAGAAATCACTGTGATGTTGAAAATAAGCTGGGACTGCAAGCGGCCATTGGTGAACTCCGGAAAAACTTCCAGTTTAAAAG AGAGTATGAAAAACTTCCTTCTTGTAAAAAGTCAGATCCGTTGTCTCCAATCAAAGATAATATACAGCTCACTccagaaacagaagaagaaatctTTAATCATCTGGAACGTAGTCAAGTTCAGAGAGCTATATTCCAATGA